A window of Nonomuraea angiospora genomic DNA:
TGCGTGTAAAAGGGCGCCGGTGACTTCGCGGCTGTGGAACGGCCAGAGGACTCCGCCGCGCCAGTGCCCGGCTCCTCATCCAACTGCCAGTGACCGACCAGCGCGGCAGCACTGTTGACCAGGTCGGCGAACACACAATCTACGGCCGTGCCCTCGGCGGTTCCCCAGGGACAAAAGACGTATGAATGGGACCGCTTGTGATCATCGACGGTCCCGCCCCCGGGCATCGTCAGCCGCAGTGCGCACCACTCAGGTAGCGGTCTGCGTTGCCGGCGGTTGCCGAAACGTCGATGCACTTACCGGAAGCCGAGACATACGCAGGCCCGGCATAGTGCGCGTAATGCCCAGAGTCGATGACCCCCGAGCCACCAGCAACCCGGATAGCGGCCGCCTTAAAAGTGGTGGTGCCCGCCGTGGAGCCGTAACCGTAGGTGAGGGCGCAGTTCTTGCCCGAGCTGGAGTTGTAGTAGACCTCCAGGGTGCCGGCCCTGGTGCCGCTCTCCGGGATGGCGTACACGCCGACTCTGTTGTAGCCGCCGCCGCAGGGGCCGGTCGGCGCGCCGGCCGAGGCGGCGAGGCCGGCGAGCAGGCCACCTGCAAATCAGCACGATCCCTGAAACGGCCGCCAGTTTGCTGGTCAACCACTCATCCTTCCGCTTGTGCCGCCCTCCCCGATACGGGACGGCGACCTGGAACGCAGCGATCATCACGAGCAGGAGCAGGTCCGACAGGGGGTGCGCGCACACCAGGAAGTACGGGCTCCCGCCTCAGCGGGACGTCGTCAACGATACACCTTTTATGGAGCACATGCTCTGTTATTCGGCTCTCGACCCTACGGCGGCCCGTCGCCAACGCCGCAGTGATCCCGGGCCGGAGAACCCCTGCTCCCTCGAGCTCGGCGAAACCCGCGCGCAGCGCTGCACCGCTTCATTCGAAATGCCTCGGCGGCGGGCCCGAGGTCGGGTGCATCGCGGGAAAGGCCCGGGATGCGGGGGGGGATAACTGCCGGTCAGCGCTCTACCGGTACCGCGTAGGCGGTGGAGCGGCCGATGGTGAGGGTGCGGGCAGCTCGGTGATCGAGACACCGTTGTCGACCAGGCGGCGTAGGGCGGCCGGCTCGGCGAAGCCGATCACGCGCGGCCGGCCGGTCTTTCTTGCCGGGCAGTGTGGCACCGGTGGCCTCGCGGCGCCTGGCGGCGATCATACCCTCGGCCTGGCGCTCGGCTCGCGTCTCCAGTTCGTATTCCGCGGCCGCGGCCAGGACGCGGGTGCCCAGATCGAAGTTCGCTTCATCTCATACACCATGACGATCACGCGCTGGTGCGGGACGACCTGCTTGATGGTGCGGGCGTACTCCATCGTCTGAGTGAACACCGGCCGCGTTGCCAGGGAGCATGCGCAGGATCAAGTCGACGGCGTTCTCCGAGTGGACTCCTGGAGTCAGGACTTCCTGTAAGAGCAGGCCCCGGATCGCGGCAACGGTGACGGTGGCCATGGTCAGCGCTTCCCCGGCGTCGTGCCCTTCGCGTTCCGCGAGTGAGGCCAGCATTTTGGTCAGGTCGTCGAGCGAGTCGATGAACTCACGGAACTCCTCCGGCCTGTACGCGGCCAGCCCTACGACGTGGAAGAAGCCGCGGACACGCGACAACTGCTCCGGGCGGGTGTAGGTCCGCCAGATCGCCACGACGAGGTCGGCAAAGGTGCCCTGCTGGGCGGCTGCGAAAAGGGCCTCGTTGTCACGAGATCGCTGCGCCTTGAGCATGGCCGCCAGGACGCCCGGGAGTGACCCGAAGTGGTATCGCAGGAGGGCGTGGCTGGTCTCGGTCCGGGCGGCGATCTCACGGAGCGACACCTCCGGTGAGGGAAGGGCCTCGTCGAAGGCGTCGAGGAGCCGGGCCAGGAGGCGCTCGCGTGCGTCGCCTTTGCGTTCCGAGGTTGACAGGATCACTCCCACAGTTTATCCATTGGAAAAGATTGCTGGCGGTGCCGTGTTGCTTCGTACATGGTCGCAGTCAGCTCGCGACGGCGGAGGGAACGACTCGTGGGACGTTTACAGGTGGTCGGCGCGGCGGTCGCCGACGGGACGGGGCGCGACCCCATAGACGTCGACGTCACCGTCGAAGACGGGTGGATCACCCAGCTCGG
This region includes:
- a CDS encoding TetR/AcrR family transcriptional regulator → MILSTSERKGDARERLLARLLDAFDEALPSPEVSLREIAARTETSHALLRYHFGSLPGVLAAMLKAQRSRDNEALFAAAQQGTFADLVVAIWRTYTRPEQLSRVRGFFHVVGLAAYRPEEFREFIDSLDDLTKMLASLAEREGHDAGEALTMATVTVAAIRGLLLQEVLTPGVHSENAVDLILRMLPGNAAGVHSDDGVRPHHQAGRPAPARDRHGV